In a genomic window of Helianthus annuus cultivar XRQ/B chromosome 10, HanXRQr2.0-SUNRISE, whole genome shotgun sequence:
- the LOC110883237 gene encoding exocyst complex component EXO70B1: protein MVHAEPIHRLSRYVMHYVSKLCDHKQTLMRLSGTGTISGSFSLHVVWIIMRLLSKLDVKLKQCRDPPANRFFAMNNFHFIMQNIQACPELLEIVADDNLNKLNAKFQKARFDYLKLTFDVVLRNLRDEGVNKIKILSFRVVKLKDRLKRFNYEFEKHEKELGKVVVPDFGLVLELRKLIVEMVVTAYASFLVHTKKVARLETYVKYSVEEIESAIQGFYDCR from the coding sequence ATGGTTCATGCTGAACCGATCCACCGATTGTCAAGGTATGTGATGCATTATGTTTCTAAATTATGCGATCACAAGCAAACTTTGATGAGATTGTCCGGAACCGGAACTATATCCGGAAGCTTTTCACTTCATGTAGTTTGGATCATAATGAGATTGTTGTCCAAATTAGATGTTAAACTAAAGCAGTGTAGAGATCCTCCCGCTAATCGGTTCTTCGCTATGAACAACTTCCATTTCATCATGCAGAACATCCAAGCGTGTCCGGAGTTGCTAGAAATTGTAGCGGACGACAATCTTAACAAGCTGAATGCGAAGTTTCAAAAGGCGAGATTTGATTACCTTAAGTTAACTTTTGATGTGGTTTTGAGGAATTTGAGAGATGAGGGAGTGAATAAGATTAAGATCTTATCTTTTCGGGTTGTGAAATTGAAAGATAGATTGAAGAGATTCAATTATGAGTTTGAGAAACATGAAAAGGAACTTGGGAAAGTAGTTGTCCCAGATTTCGGACTTGTGTTGGAGCTTCGTAAATTGATTGTTGAAATGGTGGTGACTGCTTATGCCTCCTTTCTTGTTCATACAAAGAAGGTAGCTCGCTTGGAGACGTATGTGAAGTACTCAGTTGAGGAGATTGAGTCTGCCATTCAAGGATTCTATGATTGCAGATAA